In the Neospora caninum Liverpool complete genome, chromosome Ia genome, one interval contains:
- a CDS encoding putative transcription elongation factor TFIIS: MTMGGGGVSAEGADVHSESMENDQTCGPAGMHTGGSASLHGNADINEKPKVIDSSAQSAATLAMCSPLERIERILELKKIIDRAKPTQDDGQQAGDSGAAVTPLSGVREDVVEALTILDRVDMTRELLAKTRIGVSVGKLRTHPDVQIRSRCTQLVHKWKAGISGSCSTKDSGTLSRPGQNGSGQGKSHTGTSANDKATDKKHGLSSQPSVQGNGVQGVPGDKAPEKISTSAEDYPGPASGDAVRDRARGFLWRALVDGMQSGRDLGADRSGETARVAAEIEKALWQEYCVKRKSTKEYNMQLKTLKWNFADQKNPDLNLKVLCGVYTPEQLATMNSADLASDEKKRMRELQKKESMEACQSDWEMKKLMEGGTDGGQFPCFKCRTTKTVYFQMQTRSSDEPMTTFVTCLECGNRWKF, translated from the coding sequence ATGACCATGGGAGGAGGTGGAGTTTCAGCTGAAGGAGCCGACGTGCATTCTGAGTCAATGGAAAATGATCAGACATGTGGGCCTGCTGGCATGCACACCGGCGGCAGTGCTTCATTACACGGGAACGCAGACATAAACGAGAAGCCCAAGGTGATCGATTCTAGCGCACAGAGTGCCGCCACATTGGCAATGTGTTCTCCGTTGGAACGGATAGAACGGATTCTTGAGCTGAAGAAAATCATTGATCGTGCGAAACCCACTCAGGACGACGGCCAACAGGCTGGTGACTCGGGAGCGGCAGTGACGCCGCTGTCAGGTGTGCGAGAGGATGTGGTTGAAGCGCTTACTATTCTTGATCGAGTCGATATGACTCGAGAGCTTCTTGCAAAGACACGAATCGGTGTTTCAGTGGGGAAGTTGCGAACTCATCCTGATGTGCAGATTCGATCCAGGTGCACGCAGCTGGTTCATAAGTGGAAGGCAGGTATAAGCGGGAGCTGTTCCACCAAGGACAGTGGGACACTATCCCGACCGGGACAAAATGGCAGCGGCCAAGGAAAGTCCCATACAGGAACATCGGCGAACGACAAGGCCACTGACAAGAAACATGGGTTATCATCACAGCCATCAGTACAGGGGAATGGAGTGCAAGGAGTACCAGGTGACAAAGCGCCAGAAAAAATCTCTACCTCAGCGGAGGATTATCCTGGGCCGGCGTCAGGTGATGCTGTGCGGGATCGAGCCCGAGGCTTCTTATGGCGTGCACTTGTCGACGGCATGCAGTCAGGAAGAGACCTTGGAGCTGATCGATCTGGCGAAACAGCGCGTGTAGCAGCAGAGATAGAGAAGGCGTTGTGGCAGGAATACTGTGTCAAGAGAAAGAGTACAAAGGAATACAACATGCAACTGAAGACACTGAAGTGGAACTTTGCAGATCAAAAGAACCCTGACTTGAATCTCAAAGTCCTCTGtggtgtatatacaccaGAACAGCTAGCGACTATGAACTCCGCGGACCTGGCCTctgacgagaagaagcgtaTGCGTGAgctgcagaagaaagaaagcatGGAAGCATGCCAGTCAGACTGGGAAATGAAAAAACTAATGGAAGGCGGTACGGATGGTGGTCAGTTCCCGTGCTTTAAATGTAGGACAACAAAAACCGTGTATTTTCAGATGCAGACACGGTCATCAGATGAGCCGATGACAACATTTGTCACGTGCTTGGAGTGTGGAAACCGCTGGAAGTTCTGA